A stretch of Lathyrus oleraceus cultivar Zhongwan6 chromosome 6, CAAS_Psat_ZW6_1.0, whole genome shotgun sequence DNA encodes these proteins:
- the LOC127094052 gene encoding uncharacterized protein LOC127094052, translating into MAPTKKMKETPSSDFEYDVEQNVQDIITLNKYVGKKVPTNMPEVPIDNISFHSIENFEKWKFMYQRRLALETKHGKDALENKEVVSLIENAGLMKSVVGFGKCYEMLVKELIMNIPEDCDNKKSREYTKVYVRCICVKFSPEVINKFIGRCENEQAEVEVTDNIVCKEITSKQVSQWPRKGKPSACKLSVKYVVLHRIGASNWIPTNHTITIATGLGKSIYIVGTKTKFYFKSHVFEQTLKHASTFDVKMPISFPSLICGIILSQHPGILISSDAVSKRESPISLHYRLFQGHMSQTLS; encoded by the coding sequence ATGGCTCCTACTAAGAAAATGAAGGAAACACCTTCAAGTGACTTTGAGTATGATGTCGAACAGAATGTCCAAGACATCATTACTCTAAACAAATATGTTGGGAAAAAGGTCCCTACTAATATGCCTGAAGTTCCCATTGACAACATCTCTTTTCACTCTATTGAGAATTTTGAAAAATGGAAGTTTATGTACCAAAGGAGGTTGGCTTTAGAAACAAAACATGGGAAGGATGCCCTTGAAAATAAGGAGGTAGTAAGTCTTATTGAGAATGCAGGATTAATGAAAAGTGTTGTCGGGTTTGGTAAGTGTTATGAAATGCTAGTAAAAGAGCTCATTATGAACATTCCTGAGGATTGTGACAATAAGAAGAGTAGGGAGTACACAAAGGTGTATGTCAGATGTATATGTGTAAAGTTTTCTCCTGAGGTGATTAACAAGTTTATCGGAAGGTGTGAGAATGAGCAAGCTGAAGTAGAAGTAACCGATAACATTGTTTGCAAAGAAATCACTTCCAAACAGGTGTCACAATGGCCAAGAAAGGGAAAGCCATCAGCTTGCAAGTTGAGTGTGAAGTATGTTGTGCTTCATAGGATAGGAGCTTCCAATTGGATTCCTACAAATCACACCATAACCATAGCTACAGGTTTGGGTAAATCCATTTACATTGTTGGAACCAAAACCAAGTTTTATTTTAAGTCTCATGTCTTTGAGCAAACCCTGAAGCATGCTAGTACTTTTGATGTGAAAATGCCTATTTCTTTTCCCTCTCTAATTTGTGGAATAATTCTGAGCCAGCACCCTGGGATCTTGATCAGTTCTGATGCAGTAAGTAAGAGGGAATCTCCTATATCCTTGCATTATAGGTTGTTTCAGGGACACATGTCCCAaacattgtcatga